A single Neoarius graeffei isolate fNeoGra1 chromosome 23, fNeoGra1.pri, whole genome shotgun sequence DNA region contains:
- the LOC132871181 gene encoding tripartite motif-containing protein 16-like, translating into MSGFLDTTASHKNYAAFGFVECGPCTGKKQKAIKSCLVCLDSYCPTHFELHEELHSGQHHNVMNAMGFLHDKICSRHDKLLEVFCCLDQQCICPMCMMDDHKGHRIVSASAERTEKQSQMGEPKRKLQQRILDRKRELEELQKAVESHKRSAQAALEESEKTFTEIICFIEKKRSEVQGLIRVQEKIAINRAECLLKQLEEEIAELQRQDDELQQLSLTEDHIHFLQRYVFLTAPLGSSDLPTITISSVLSFVEVAKSVNELKRHLEDFCKADMEKIENRVKQIQILIPMTREEILQYYCELTMDPNTAYRRLSLSESNRAVSNYDQDLPYPYHPERFDWPQVLCEQPVCGRFYWEVEWSGGNGVNIAVSYKSIPRKGGRNECWFGCSDQSWRLYCSPFRYAFRHHGKETYIPKMNNSTRIGVYVDYIAGILSFYSIAGKMILLYKVQCEFTEPLYPGFTVWPGSKLTLCFPTQVKYI; encoded by the exons ATGTCAGGATTCTTGGACACGACAGCCAGTCATAAGAATTATGCTGCATTTGGCTTTGTGGAGTGTGGTCCTTGCACTGGAAAGAAACAAAAAGCTATCAAGTCTTGTCTGGTGTGCTTGGACTCGTACTGTCCAACTCACTTTGAGCTCCATGAGGAACTGCACTCAGGACAGCACCACAATGTAATGAACGCCATGGGGTTTCTCCATGACAAGATCTGCTCCAGGCATGACAAGCTGCTAGAGGTCTTCTGCTGCTTGGATCAGCAGTGTATCTGTCCCATGTGTATGATGGATGATCACAAAGGACATAGAATTGTGTCTGCTTCAGCAGAAAGAACAGAGAAACAG AGCCAGATGGGTGAGCCAAAGAGGAAATTGCAGCAAAGAATCCTGGACAGGAAAAGGGAGCTTGAGGAACTACAGAAAGCTGTGGAGTCTCACAAG cGTTCTGCACAGGCAGCACTGGAAGAGAGTGAGAAGACATTCACTGAAATTATTTGCTTCATTGAGAAAAAACGCTCTGAAGTTCAGGGCCTAATTCGAGTTCAAGAGAAGATTGCAATAAACCGAGCCGAATGCCTCCTGAAGCAGCTGGAAGAAGAAATCGCTGAGCTTCAGAGGCAAGATGATGAGCTGCAGCAGCTCTCACTCACAGAGGATCACATTCATTTTCTTCAG CGGTATGTGTTTCTCACTGCCCCTCTTGGATCTTCAGATTTACCCACCATCACTATTAGCTCTGTCCTCTCCTTTGTGGAAGTAGCAAAGTCTGTAAATGAACTGAAAAGGCATCTGGAAGATTTTTGTAAAGCAGACATGGAGAAGATTGAAAACAGAG TTAAGCAAATTCAAATCCTTATACCCATGACCAGAGAGGAGATCCTGCAGT ATTACTGTGAGCTAACCATGGATCCCAACACAGCATACAGACGTCTTAGCCTGTCCGAGAGTAACCGAGCAGTGTCCAACTATGACCAGGACTTGCCTTACCCATATCATCCAGAGAGGTTTGATTGGCCCCAAGTGTTGTGTGAGCAGCCGGTGTGTGGACGcttttactgggaggtggagtggagtggTGGAAATGGTGTTAACATTGCTGTCTCCTATAAAAGCATCCCCAGGAAGGGCGGTCGCAACGAGTGCTGGTTTGGCTGCAGTGATCAGTCGTGGAGGCTCTATTGCTCACCATTTAGATATGCTTTTAGGCACCATGGCAAGGAAACATACATCCCCAAAATGAACAACTCCACCAGGATTGGCGTGTATGTTGATTACATTGCTGGGATACTGTCCTTCTACAGCATAGCTGGAAAAATGATTCTGCTCTACAAAGTGCAATGTGAGTTCACCGAGCCTCTGTATCCAGGATTTACTGTGTGGCCAGGCTCCAAACTGACACTCTGTTTTCCTACACAGGTCAAATACATATGA